The window AGAATGTATGGCTTTACGATTAATTGATTATCCTGATGGTTTAGAATATATAGCAACAGAAATCCAATTGGATGTTATTAGAGAACATGCTAGAAAGGGTACAATAAAAGAATGGCCTGTGAGTGTTAGGCGTATTTATGAGCAGGGTGCACAATGGGTTGATGAAAACGGAAATTTTGTACAGCGTGTTCATGAAAGTGATATTATTCAAACGAATTCAGGTGAGTGGTACTTTATACTGGCTATTTTTGGTTTGGAATTAGCTATTAATTATGGTGGGCCAGAAATTGAAGGGTATTATAGGTGGTTAGAAGAGCATGAGAATGTAAGTCCACTTTATTGTAAAGGTGATGGATTATAAAATTTATTTTTATATGATTTTTATTTAATTTTTGGTGTGTCAGTTTTTTATATTTAGTAATAAATTTAATTGGAATTATGCCATTGAGAATAATTTAGTTTATTGAATAGTATTGTCTTTCCCTCTCGGCGTAAAAAATTGCGCTGAGGCGATCGTGGCCGTCGGATGAGCCGCATGGATGCGGCGAAAGCCAGTGCCGCGTCGGGAACGCGTCACTGGCGGTCCGAATAACGGTCACGAATGCCGAAGGTATCGCGTAGCGACGCAATTAGCGCCGAAAAGCCAGTGGTCAAGGCGCTGCGGCGATTGAGCGCGCCTTGTCGGGCGTGTGATGAAATCACAGAGAAATACGGTGGTTAGCACGCACGAAACTTTTGTAGCTATTCACATAAGCAGATAGCCAGAATCATAACGCTCGTCTAATGCCTTAAATATGTGACTCATCGTCCGTGGTCTTGCTCATCACAAAACGCGATCCTATCCACACGGAAATCCAAATGGTTTTTGATAGGTGGAGGGAAATGGAATGAATCACACTGACTGGCATCCGGCGGATATCATCGCGGGATTACGGAAGAAAGGGACAACGCTGGCGGCAGTTTCCAGAGCGGCGGGACTGGCGTCATCCACGCTGGCGAATGCGCTCACCAGACATTGGCCGAGAGGCGAACGGCTGATTGCCGAAGCGATGGGGAAAAGGTCGGAAGAGATTTGGCCGTCGCGTTATTCAGGTGTGAAATAAAGACAGGGAGTAGGGGACATAAACAAGAAAGCGCCATAGCTTACTGGTACTTTATTTATATGACTCTGCCATCTGGCAGAGTCATGCAAAGAGCATCGCTATGGCATCGCTTTTATGCTCCCATTCTTTCTTCAATAAAAAGAATAAGTGAATCAGCTTCTTGTTTATCAGAAAAATTACTAAGCGAAATAGGGATGGCAATCATATTATCAATGATTAAAAATAAATAGTCATCGATTTTATGGAGGTGAGAAATAGCATGCCATTTGTAATGGCTGTGTGAACTTTCCGTTTCCCCGTAGATGCCATCATTGTTTATTATTATTTTTACCTCTACTGGAAATATCCCTGGAGGGGGGCTTTTTATTTTTCTGGTGGGTAATGAAAGTAAAGTGGAAAGTACGGCTAGTGAAGCCGTAAGATAAGAAAATAACTTTATAATAGGGTGGGCTTCACGTTCGCTGGATAAGAAAATGATCGCCAGTAATATAAAGAGCGATAAAAGCAACAAAACAAATGAAAGCATTGGCAGGGAATTAATTATCTTTTGCTTATAACTCTGTCTCTTTTCGTTCCAGTTGGATATCGACCTAATACCCCTTTCGTAGTCGCTTTGTGTTAATGTCTGATGAATAATAAATTCTTTATTGTCTTTTTCCATTTTTTCGACCTCTGTTGTCCATAACACATTATATTCACATCGTGGATACTATACAGAGGTTTTTTCCTGAGCATTCGTACACGCTGTAGCCACGTTGGTGAATGCACTGATAAAGGCTAAATAGCCCAGAGTTCTGAGCTATCAGCATGGGGAATCAAGCAGTCACACGCGAATGTTAACGCTTTTCCTGTTGCTTCAATATTCCTGCTTTAAGTACATCCACTTCTTCGCCGTTAATCGTGGCGGTCGCGGAGGTGACCTGAAATTTCAGATCGCTGAATTGGCAAAAATCGGGTTTGTACTGTGGGAGCAGAGCCGATTCCTGGGAAAAAATAAATTTTTCTCCAATCATTCCGGTATCAAGACTACTCAACCCAAAAGGTGGGAAAGCGAGAGTCTGTTCGGCTGACGCGCCTTCACTGTTTTTGAGTTGTAGCGTGGCGCGAAAATTGGCGACTTCGCCTAATTTATTCGTATTGATAGAGAAATTAAGCTCACATTTATAGGGATTATTATCTCCACCGAATGGACTCGATTCATGTTTTAACGTTAAGAGTGGTAAGACGTCGCGCGTTGCTTTTCTCTCGCGCTTATCTTTTTCACATTGGCGAAAATAATGGCTATCTGCACTTCCTTCGTATTTTTTTGCTTGATGACAATCCACATCAACGTACTGTCCGCTGTAATACATCTGGGACAAATATCTGCTGGCACTGGTCACGTCATTTTTATAGGCCTGCTCAAATAATACATAGGCCTTACGGTAGTCGCCCTTGATGAGTATGCCGTCGTAATACATTTTACCCAGATTCATCAGTGCGTTGTCATTGCCTTGTTTTGCTGCCAGTTCATACCATTTTTCAGCTTCTGCTCCATCCGCATAAATACCCCAGCGTCCTTTTTCGTATACCGACCCAAGAATATTTTGTGCTTCTGGGTGACCACCTTCGGCAGCGATACGGAACCATTTAAGGGCTTCAATATTCTCATTTTTGATACCGGCATAGCCAAAATTATAGAAATAACCGACCAGGAAATTCATTTCTGGATCGCCATCTTTTGCCCAAAATGTTGCCAGCCGTAGCACATCCCGCTTGCTAAAGCCGATACGGGTAAATAAACGTTGTGTATCTTCATCGCCACTGGTGAGGTACCTTTTGGCGGCATAAATTAATCTGGAACGCTGTGATATATCGCTATCGATATTGGCTTTTGCGCTATACAGGTAATCGATGACGTTCTCTATTACATCAGGCGGTATTTTGAGATCGGCGCGATGCATTTTGTCTGCGAACTGTTTGGCGCGTGCTTTATCCTGCGCGACACCTTTGCCATATTGATAAAAATACCAGACGTTGTAGCAGCCAAAATTACCATCTACTTCACAGGCCTGCTGATAATACTGGCGCGCTTGCGTGGTATTT is drawn from Pectobacterium aroidearum and contains these coding sequences:
- a CDS encoding YcxB family protein, producing the protein MEKDNKEFIIHQTLTQSDYERGIRSISNWNEKRQSYKQKIINSLPMLSFVLLLLSLFILLAIIFLSSEREAHPIIKLFSYLTASLAVLSTLLSLPTRKIKSPPPGIFPVEVKIIINNDGIYGETESSHSHYKWHAISHLHKIDDYLFLIIDNMIAIPISLSNFSDKQEADSLILFIEERMGA
- a CDS encoding helix-turn-helix transcriptional regulator, translated to MNHTDWHPADIIAGLRKKGTTLAAVSRAAGLASSTLANALTRHWPRGERLIAEAMGKRSEEIWPSRYSGVK